From a single Rutidosis leptorrhynchoides isolate AG116_Rl617_1_P2 chromosome 5, CSIRO_AGI_Rlap_v1, whole genome shotgun sequence genomic region:
- the LOC139848938 gene encoding uncharacterized protein: MSNWFAVMQGQKAKQSLEVAPTTEKFVPHIARHPFTVVPVLPLTLGSYDGLSDPDDILQKFEGTARIHSWGDAVACHMLPIVLQGVAMEWFNNLPAQSITGFVDLRSRFLLNFHNLRARKRTHVECHDIKQKSKESLGEIIDRYTKEVAKIQGLPESQKGRGLESGKRYGGNGQPRSGNYHNDKYRKLNNNKGGGSQRFKSSHTENVALIKDLTKTPKEILATEAVCKSFDPPVPLSKYGNRDKRKFCDFHDDYGHETNECRHLIERVVAELKRGRLQHLKKSVKAQADKPKGEKEYPWQRKRIKP; the protein is encoded by the exons ATGAGCAATTGGTTCGCGGTGATGCAAGGGCAAAAAGCTAAGCAAAGCCTTGAGGTAGCTCCCACAACAGAAAAGTTTGTGCCACACATCGCCAGACATCCCTTCACAGTTGTACCGGTGTTGCCTCTAACACTCGGAAGTTATGATGGGTTATCAGATCCGGATGACATTTTACAAAAATTTGAAGGAACAGCAAGAATACACAGCTGGGGTGATGCAGTAGCATGCCATATGCTACCAATAGTGCTGCAAGGAGTAGCAATGGAATGGTTCAATAATTTGCCAGCCCAAAGCATTACAGGTTTTGTGGATTTGcgctcaagatttttattaaactttCACAATTTGCGCGCACGCAAAAGAACACATGTCGAATGTCACGACATAAAGCAGAAGTCGAAAGAGAGCTTGGGAGAAATAATAGACAGATATACCAAGGAGGTGGCTAAAATACAAGGCTTGCCAGAAAGTCAGAAG GGAAGAGGGTTAGAGTCTGGCAAACGTTATGGTGGTAATGGCCAACCTAGGAGTGGTAACTATCATAATGATAAGTATCGCAAATTAAACAACAATAAAGGGGGAGGAAGTCAGAGGTTCAAAAGCAGCCACACTGAAAATGTTGCGTTAATAAAAGACCTCacaaaaacaccaaaagaaattttggctacAGAGGCTGTGTGCAAAAGCTTCGACCCCCCAGTACCTTTGTCAAAGTATGGAAACAGAGACAAAAGAAAATTTTGTGATTTTCACGATGATTACGGTCATGAGACCAATGAATGTCGGCACTTAATTGAAAGGGTAGTTGCTGAACTCAAAAGAGGAAGATTGCAACACTTGAAGAAAAGTGTAAAAGCACAAGCCGATAAGCCAAAGGGAGAAAAAGAATATCCGTGGCAAAGGAAACGGATAAAACCATAA
- the LOC139848939 gene encoding uncharacterized protein, whose amino-acid sequence MHTDGACGPEGAGAGIVLKSLEGEEYTFVLRFSFPVINNEAEYEALLYGMQVAKYLEIKELSVYVDLQLVANQFNGIFEAHDESMQKYLKLLQELEVDLDLFQITQVSRTLNKKADALSKLATLTFSHFKKEIWIEEVKVKSIEEDSVSAAVEEEEQSWMTPIIEFLTKGTLPIDSSEAIKIKMKAPLYLLNKGILYRKSFLGPHLRFLNPTQAESIIREVHEGMCALHSGHKTVASKIMRLGYYWQSMYRDAAEFEGNPFSDWCQELNIKQTFTSVAHPQANGQCEVTNRDIVLGIKARLGLCRRGWIDELPNVLWAHRTTPKGATNETPFSLVYGS is encoded by the exons ATGCACACAGATGGGGCTTGTGGCCCAGAAGGTGCAGGGGCAGGAATAGTCCTAAAAAGTCTAGAAGGAGAGGAATATACCTTCGTACTGCGATTCAGCTTCCCTGTCATAAATAATGAAGCTGAATATGAAGCATTGTTATATGGGATGCAGGTAGCAAAATATTTGGAGATTAAAGAACTGTCAGTATATGTTGATTTGCAGTTAGTTGCAAACCAATTTAACGGAATATTCGAAGCACACGATGAATCAATGCAAAAATACTTAAAGCTCTTGCAAGAGCTAGAAGTTGACCTCGATTTATTCCAGATAACTCAGGTTTCGAGGACGCTGAATaaaaaggcggatgcgctaagTAAGTTAGCCACATTAACATTCAgtcattttaagaaagaaatttggaTTGAGGAAGTTAAAGTAAAATCTATTGAAGAAGACAGTGTTTCGGCTGCAGTTGAAGAAGAGGAGCAGAGTTGGATGACACCAATAATAGAATTTCTAACCAAAGGTACATTGCCGATAGATTCAAGTGAAGCAATAAAGATTAAGATGAAAGCACCATTGTATCTGTTAAACAAGGGAATTCTATATAGAAAGTCTTTTCTGGGACCTCATTTGCGGTTTCTTAATCCAACTCAAGCGGAGTCAATCATACGGGAAGTACACGAGGGAATGTGCGCTCTGCATTCGGGACACAAAACAGTTGCGTCCAAAATAATGCGGCTTGGATATTACTGGCAGTCAATGTACAGAGATGCTGCAGAG TTCGAAGGTAATCCATTTAGTGACTGGTGCCAAGAATTGAATATAAAACAAACATTTACATCAGTCGCACACCCTCAGGCGAATGGTCAGTGTGAGGTTACGAATCGGGATATCGTTTTAGGAATCAAAGCAAGGCTGGGATTGTGTCGAAGGGGTTGGATAGACGAACTGCCTAACGTTTTGTGGGCACATCGCACAACTCCAAAGGGCGCAACTaatgaaacaccttttagtttggtgtaCGGGTCCTAG